A DNA window from Ornithinimicrobium humiphilum contains the following coding sequences:
- a CDS encoding HD-GYP domain-containing protein, producing MAGGFCWWGWHLLGEGARLEPGVVLPLAVLGLGGVLLRERNLGPHLGVSVSSVVLAAAVALVGPVGAALVGMFAYLCDVRQQRLRTRLFNAAMAAAIGAVGGVVYLLLADGLATDVELDRPLLDAGLPLAVAHGAMTLLNAVSIGLMANAVRGSHVLTVAGEALRTLGWGTLTHLVVGFLFVVLWVGPDLGALSALFVLGPLVVAHWSIGREALARREHQETVTTFVAALEEADPVSVGHSARVADLADRMAGILDLGGQQAEDLRYAALLHDIGLVAVRPELPTDVEPDDIAYLSAISGHPEAGVAVLKGMDFLTGALPAIAHHHERFDGRGYPAGLEGETIPLAARIIAVADAYDALTTDGAGTPVPREEALAEIRSRAGTQFDPQVVDALAEVLSRAGAQPVVEEAAADPHAPEQVRAAGPDARAARPRWDHDHPSVSDTFAEWQPDPGVRVP from the coding sequence GTGGCCGGGGGTTTCTGCTGGTGGGGCTGGCACCTCCTGGGGGAAGGGGCCCGGCTCGAGCCGGGCGTGGTGCTCCCGCTCGCGGTGCTCGGCCTGGGCGGCGTCCTCCTGCGGGAGCGCAACCTCGGGCCGCACCTCGGCGTCTCGGTCAGTTCCGTCGTGCTCGCGGCCGCGGTCGCGCTCGTCGGCCCGGTCGGGGCGGCGCTGGTCGGCATGTTCGCCTACCTCTGCGACGTGCGTCAGCAGCGGCTGCGGACCCGGCTGTTCAACGCCGCGATGGCGGCCGCCATCGGGGCGGTGGGAGGCGTGGTCTACCTGCTGCTCGCCGACGGGCTCGCGACCGACGTCGAGCTCGACCGTCCGCTCCTGGACGCCGGGCTGCCCCTGGCCGTGGCCCACGGCGCGATGACGCTCCTCAACGCGGTCTCGATCGGGCTGATGGCCAACGCGGTCCGCGGCAGCCACGTGCTCACCGTGGCGGGCGAGGCGCTCCGCACCCTCGGCTGGGGCACCCTCACGCATCTCGTCGTGGGGTTCCTCTTCGTGGTCCTGTGGGTGGGCCCCGACCTCGGTGCCCTCAGCGCGCTCTTCGTGCTGGGGCCGCTCGTCGTCGCGCACTGGTCCATCGGGCGCGAGGCCCTGGCGCGCCGCGAGCACCAGGAGACGGTCACGACGTTCGTCGCCGCCCTGGAGGAGGCGGACCCCGTGTCGGTGGGCCACAGCGCCCGGGTGGCGGACCTGGCCGACCGGATGGCCGGCATCCTGGACCTCGGGGGGCAGCAGGCCGAGGACCTGCGCTACGCCGCCCTCCTCCACGACATCGGCCTCGTGGCGGTGCGGCCCGAGCTGCCCACCGACGTCGAGCCCGACGACATCGCCTACCTCAGCGCCATCAGCGGTCACCCGGAGGCGGGGGTCGCGGTGCTGAAGGGCATGGACTTCCTCACCGGCGCGCTGCCCGCCATCGCCCACCACCACGAGCGCTTCGACGGCCGCGGCTATCCCGCCGGCCTCGAGGGGGAGACCATCCCGCTCGCGGCCCGCATCATCGCCGTCGCCGACGCCTACGACGCGCTCACGACGGACGGCGCCGGCACCCCGGTCCCGCGCGAGGAGGCGCTCGCCGAGATCCGGAGCCGGGCCGGCACGCAGTTCGACCCGCAGGTCGTCGACGCCCTCGCGGAGGTCCTCTCGCGCGCGGGGGCGCAGCCCGTGGTCGAGGAGGCGGCAGCCGACCCCCACGCACCCGAGCAGGTCCGTGCCGCCGGTCCCGACGCCCGCGCGGCACGCCCGCGGTGGGACCACGACCATCCGTCGGTGAGCGACACCTTCGCCGAGTGGCAGCCCGACCCGGGGGTGAGGGTGCCGTGA
- a CDS encoding 50S ribosomal protein bL37: protein MSKRARKRRDRKKKGANHGRKPNA from the coding sequence ATGAGCAAGCGTGCACGCAAGCGTCGCGACCGCAAGAAGAAGGGCGCCAACCACGGGCGCAAGCCCAACGCCTGA
- the rsrA gene encoding mycothiol system anti-sigma-R factor, translated as MSRHEEKGAADCADVVLRLFEYVDNEAGPVDRARIEAHLDQCGRCLAEYERDLLVKALVRRACACEQAPDTLRSQILTRITATATSVTVVEQRRPEQG; from the coding sequence ATGAGCCGGCACGAGGAGAAGGGCGCGGCCGACTGCGCCGACGTGGTCCTGCGCCTGTTCGAGTACGTCGACAACGAGGCCGGACCGGTCGACCGGGCACGGATCGAGGCGCATCTCGACCAGTGCGGTCGCTGCCTCGCCGAGTACGAGCGCGACCTGCTGGTGAAGGCGCTCGTGCGCCGGGCCTGCGCCTGCGAGCAGGCGCCGGACACCCTCCGGAGCCAGATCCTGACCCGCATCACGGCCACCGCCACCTCCGTCACGGTGGTGGAGCAGCGCCGGCCCGAGCAGGGCTGA
- a CDS encoding sigma-70 family RNA polymerase sigma factor, with product MTTDQPTIEELEAQAVAEADATVDVATETPEERAARFEREAMPLLDQMYSAALRTTRNPTDAEDLVQETYAKAFAAFHQYRPGTNLKAWMYRILTNSYINSYRKKQRQPLESDAAEVEDYQLARAASHTSSGLRSAEAEALDHLPDSDVTRALASIGEDFRLAVYLADVEGFSYKEIAEIMDTPIGTVMSRLHRGRKQLRELLTDYARERGFVKEGTR from the coding sequence ATGACTACCGACCAGCCGACCATCGAGGAGCTCGAGGCCCAGGCCGTGGCGGAGGCCGACGCCACCGTGGACGTGGCGACGGAGACTCCCGAGGAGCGGGCCGCCCGGTTCGAGCGCGAGGCGATGCCGCTGCTCGACCAGATGTACAGCGCCGCCTTGCGCACGACCCGCAACCCCACGGACGCCGAGGACCTGGTCCAGGAGACCTACGCCAAGGCGTTCGCGGCCTTCCACCAGTACCGGCCGGGGACCAACCTGAAGGCGTGGATGTACCGCATCCTCACCAACTCCTACATCAACAGCTACCGCAAGAAGCAGCGCCAGCCGCTGGAGTCCGACGCGGCCGAGGTCGAGGACTACCAGCTGGCGCGCGCCGCGTCGCACACGTCCTCCGGGCTGCGGTCGGCCGAGGCCGAGGCGCTCGACCACCTGCCGGACAGCGACGTGACGCGCGCGCTCGCCTCCATCGGCGAGGACTTCCGCCTCGCGGTCTACCTCGCCGACGTGGAGGGCTTCTCCTACAAGGAGATCGCCGAGATCATGGACACCCCCATCGGCACCGTGATGTCCCGGCTGCACCGCGGCCGCAAGCAGCTGCGCGAGCTGCTCACCGACTACGCCCGCGAGCGCGGGTTCGTCAAGGAGGGCACCCGATGA
- a CDS encoding SGNH/GDSL hydrolase family protein translates to MRRKDLGLIGLAVLTVGLVALTLLRTALPGTGVDLRDLPSGVETTPATADPARSTGEPVPTEDPDAPRPAGDPLGAARAVLASGAPVVVAALGDSTGNETWEWTYTWARDLGTDRPVTVVSWNEWTEAGYIEPRLVSDGGAGPAAGAVTIYSGHHTGARAGYVAEHAGALLPERPDLVLLNYGHNSPASEIAAELAEALDAVRGSAGRDVPVVVILQQPRLDGEGADVREAVADWATQEGLGIVDVARAFSESGRPLADLLADPVHPNEAGTRIWADAVARALGPPADGE, encoded by the coding sequence GTGCGTCGGAAGGACCTGGGGCTGATCGGGCTCGCGGTCCTGACCGTGGGGCTGGTCGCCCTGACGCTGCTCCGCACCGCGCTGCCCGGGACCGGGGTGGACCTCCGGGACCTGCCCTCGGGCGTGGAGACCACCCCCGCCACGGCCGATCCTGCGCGGTCGACGGGGGAGCCCGTCCCCACCGAGGATCCCGACGCGCCCCGCCCCGCGGGCGACCCCCTGGGTGCCGCCCGCGCCGTGCTGGCCTCGGGGGCCCCGGTCGTGGTGGCCGCACTGGGGGACTCCACGGGCAACGAGACGTGGGAGTGGACCTACACGTGGGCCCGGGACCTCGGCACGGACCGGCCGGTCACCGTCGTGTCGTGGAACGAGTGGACCGAGGCGGGCTACATCGAGCCCCGGCTCGTCTCCGACGGGGGAGCGGGCCCGGCAGCGGGGGCGGTGACCATCTACAGCGGCCACCACACCGGCGCGCGTGCCGGCTACGTCGCCGAGCACGCCGGTGCGCTCCTTCCCGAGCGGCCGGACCTCGTCCTGCTCAACTACGGGCACAACTCGCCCGCGTCCGAGATCGCCGCCGAGCTCGCCGAGGCGCTGGACGCGGTGCGGGGGAGCGCGGGCAGGGACGTCCCCGTCGTCGTGATCCTCCAGCAGCCCCGTCTGGACGGCGAGGGGGCGGACGTGCGGGAGGCGGTGGCCGACTGGGCGACGCAGGAGGGGCTGGGGATCGTCGACGTGGCGCGGGCCTTCTCGGAGAGCGGCCGGCCCCTCGCGGACCTGCTGGCCGACCCCGTGCACCCCAACGAGGCGGGCACCCGCATCTGGGCTGACGCGGTGGCCCGGGCCCTCGGGCCACCCGCCGACGGGGAATGA
- a CDS encoding pyridoxal phosphate-dependent aminotransferase: MNPVPRHHLKPLNQPLKLQNVLYEIRGPVAARAAQLEAEGHRILKLNIGNPAPFGFEAPDTILQDMIAALPTAQGYSDSKGILPARRAIVSRYQEVPGFPALDVDRVYLGNGVSELIMMTLQALLDDGDEVLIPSPDYPLWTAATSLAGGTPVHYLCDEEDGWNPSVEDIRAKVTPRTKAIVVINPNNPTGAVYSKAVLEQLVEVAREHSLLLLADEIYDRILYDGAKHTSLATLAPDLLCLTYNGLSKTYRVAGYRAGWVAITGPTAHAAGFLQGIELLASTRLCPNVPAQHAIQVAVSGHQSIEELVAPGGRLTEQRDIAVRMLSAMDGVSVARPQGALYVFPRLDPEVHEIRDDERLVLDLLEQEKILVVHGTGFNWPTPDHLRIVTLPWGTDLQAALERMGNFLASYVQ; this comes from the coding sequence GTGAACCCCGTACCCCGGCACCACCTCAAGCCGCTGAACCAGCCGCTCAAGCTGCAGAACGTGCTCTACGAGATCCGGGGGCCGGTCGCGGCCAGGGCCGCCCAGCTCGAGGCCGAGGGGCACCGGATCCTCAAGCTCAACATCGGCAACCCGGCACCCTTCGGCTTCGAGGCGCCGGACACGATCCTCCAGGACATGATCGCCGCCCTGCCCACGGCGCAGGGCTACTCCGACTCCAAGGGCATCCTTCCCGCGCGGCGCGCGATCGTCTCCCGCTACCAGGAGGTCCCCGGCTTCCCGGCGCTCGACGTCGACCGTGTCTACCTGGGCAACGGCGTGTCCGAGCTGATCATGATGACGCTCCAGGCGCTCCTCGACGACGGCGACGAGGTGCTGATCCCCTCCCCCGACTACCCGCTGTGGACCGCCGCGACGAGCCTCGCGGGCGGGACCCCCGTCCACTACCTCTGCGACGAGGAGGACGGCTGGAACCCCTCGGTGGAGGACATCCGCGCCAAGGTGACGCCGCGCACCAAGGCCATCGTCGTCATCAACCCCAACAACCCCACGGGGGCCGTCTACTCGAAGGCGGTCCTCGAGCAGCTCGTCGAGGTGGCCCGGGAGCACTCGCTGCTGCTGCTGGCCGACGAGATCTACGACCGGATCCTCTACGACGGGGCGAAGCACACCTCGCTGGCCACGCTCGCGCCCGACCTGCTCTGCCTGACCTACAACGGCCTGTCGAAGACCTACCGGGTCGCCGGCTACCGGGCCGGATGGGTCGCGATCACCGGGCCGACCGCCCACGCGGCGGGCTTCCTCCAGGGCATCGAGCTGCTGGCCTCCACCCGCCTGTGCCCCAACGTGCCCGCCCAGCACGCCATCCAGGTGGCGGTCTCGGGACACCAGAGCATCGAGGAACTGGTGGCCCCGGGCGGCCGGCTGACCGAGCAGCGGGACATCGCCGTGCGGATGCTCTCCGCCATGGACGGCGTGTCGGTGGCCCGGCCGCAGGGAGCGCTCTACGTCTTCCCGCGGCTCGACCCCGAGGTGCACGAGATCCGCGACGACGAGAGGCTCGTCCTCGACCTGCTGGAGCAGGAGAAGATCCTGGTCGTGCACGGCACCGGCTTCAACTGGCCGACCCCGGACCACCTGCGGATCGTCACGCTGCCCTGGGGCACCGACCTGCAGGCGGCGCTGGAGCGGATGGGCAACTTCCTGGCGAGCTACGTGCAGTGA
- a CDS encoding SOS response-associated peptidase, with amino-acid sequence MCGRYAATAHPDELVEDYEVDLDATAEPSRSVLKNPQQPPPGAPDHNVAPSKQAPVVLTRAPRGAEDAAPLRQLRLLTWGLVPSWAKDPSVGARMTNARVESVLDKPAFARAAAGRRCLVPVTGWYEWQASPVATDAKGRPRKQPFFITRADDAPLALAGLYEFWKEPDAPAEDPLSWIVSYTILTTSAEPGLDRIHDRQPVALDPALWDDWLDPALTSPDEVRSLLDASHVPGRFRAWAVSTAVNSSRSNGPALLDPLPRDQLVGAVDPATGEVLGG; translated from the coding sequence ATGTGCGGCAGGTATGCAGCCACGGCCCACCCCGACGAGCTGGTCGAGGACTACGAGGTCGACCTGGACGCCACCGCCGAGCCCTCGCGCAGCGTCCTGAAGAATCCCCAGCAGCCGCCGCCGGGCGCCCCCGACCACAACGTCGCCCCGAGCAAGCAGGCGCCGGTCGTCCTGACGAGGGCGCCCAGGGGCGCCGAGGACGCCGCACCGCTGCGGCAGCTGCGGCTGCTCACCTGGGGCCTGGTGCCGTCCTGGGCCAAGGACCCCTCCGTCGGCGCGCGGATGACCAACGCCCGGGTCGAGAGCGTGCTGGACAAGCCCGCCTTCGCCCGCGCCGCGGCCGGGCGGCGCTGTCTCGTCCCGGTCACCGGCTGGTACGAGTGGCAGGCGAGCCCGGTCGCGACCGACGCCAAGGGGCGGCCGCGCAAGCAGCCGTTCTTCATCACCCGGGCCGACGACGCCCCGCTGGCGCTCGCCGGGCTCTACGAGTTCTGGAAGGAGCCCGACGCCCCCGCCGAGGACCCGCTGTCGTGGATCGTCTCCTACACGATCCTGACGACCTCGGCCGAGCCCGGCCTCGACCGCATCCACGACCGTCAGCCGGTCGCGCTCGACCCCGCCCTGTGGGACGACTGGCTCGACCCGGCGCTCACGTCGCCCGACGAGGTCCGCTCGCTGCTGGACGCCTCGCACGTGCCCGGTCGGTTCCGCGCCTGGGCCGTCAGCACGGCCGTCAACTCCTCGCGCAGCAACGGCCCCGCGCTCCTGGACCCGCTCCCGCGCGACCAGCTGGTCGGCGCGGTCGACCCGGCGACGGGCGAGGTCCTCGGCGGATGA
- a CDS encoding alpha/beta family hydrolase, with the protein MIPDEARDAPRTDVTTGEGTAQVRVIPAAGATAPRGTLLLGHGAGGSRDAADVLALGGLVEEGWTVVLVDQPWRVAGRRVASRPASLDLAWQDVMVALADPGWQETYAPLPRPWVVGGRSAGARVACRTSVAGAGPAVAAVVCLAFPLHPPGKPERSRAEELLLPLAAGLPTLVVQGTRDPFGGPEEIAAAVGSERERLTLVPVPGAHSPSRDLATVRAAVSDLLSALP; encoded by the coding sequence ATGATCCCGGACGAGGCACGGGACGCACCGCGCACGGACGTGACCACGGGCGAGGGCACCGCCCAGGTGCGCGTGATCCCCGCCGCCGGCGCGACCGCACCCAGGGGCACCCTCCTGCTCGGGCACGGCGCGGGCGGCTCGCGCGACGCCGCCGACGTGCTCGCCCTGGGTGGGCTGGTCGAGGAGGGCTGGACGGTCGTGCTCGTCGACCAGCCCTGGCGCGTGGCCGGTCGCCGGGTGGCGTCGCGCCCGGCCAGCCTGGACCTGGCCTGGCAGGACGTCATGGTCGCGCTGGCAGACCCCGGCTGGCAGGAGACCTACGCCCCGCTGCCCCGCCCGTGGGTCGTCGGCGGGCGCAGCGCAGGAGCACGGGTGGCCTGCCGGACCAGCGTCGCGGGGGCGGGGCCCGCGGTGGCCGCCGTGGTCTGCCTGGCCTTTCCCCTGCACCCACCGGGCAAGCCGGAGCGCAGCAGGGCCGAGGAGCTCCTCCTGCCCCTGGCGGCGGGGTTGCCCACCCTCGTGGTCCAGGGCACCCGCGACCCCTTCGGGGGACCTGAGGAGATCGCCGCCGCGGTCGGGAGCGAGCGCGAGCGGCTGACCCTGGTCCCCGTCCCCGGCGCCCACTCACCCAGCCGCGACCTGGCCACCGTCCGGGCCGCGGTCTCCGACCTCCTCTCCGCGCTACCGTGA
- the aroA gene encoding 3-phosphoshikimate 1-carboxyvinyltransferase, protein MTDPLPWPAPSASGPVDAVVTVPGSKSLTNRWLVLAALAEGTSTLRRPLRSRDSERMVDALRALGVEVDDRDDQAWFVTPPVALHGDVDVDCGQAGTVMRFVPPVAALAAGPVRFDGHPTARLRPVGPVLEALRGLGADVEDGGRGTLPYTVDGRGGLRGGTVEIDASASSQFVSALLLAGARFEQGLLLRHTGASLPSLPHVEMTLQVLEQVGVRVHRPDQHSWRVEPGPVAAFDVVVEPDLSSAAPFLALAAVTGGTVTVRDWPTTTTQPGDGLRRILQGMGATTSLSPEGLLVQGAGDGRLTGVDLDLSAVGELTPVVAALATLADGPSRLRGIAHLRGHETDRLAALVTEIGRLGGRARETDDGLVVEPTGLSGALLRTYHDHRMAMFAAVVGAVVPGVEIEDVTTADKTFPDFHLAWAGAVATGRDAGDDRP, encoded by the coding sequence ATGACCGACCCGTTGCCCTGGCCCGCACCGTCCGCCTCCGGACCGGTCGACGCCGTCGTGACGGTCCCCGGGAGCAAGTCGCTGACCAATCGCTGGCTCGTGCTCGCCGCCCTCGCCGAGGGCACGAGCACCCTGCGCCGACCGCTGCGGTCCCGCGACAGCGAGCGCATGGTCGACGCGCTGCGCGCCCTGGGGGTCGAGGTCGACGACCGCGACGACCAGGCGTGGTTCGTCACCCCGCCCGTCGCCCTGCACGGGGACGTGGACGTCGACTGCGGCCAGGCCGGCACGGTGATGCGCTTCGTGCCTCCGGTCGCGGCCCTGGCCGCGGGGCCCGTCCGCTTCGACGGCCACCCCACCGCCCGGCTGCGGCCCGTCGGACCGGTCCTCGAGGCGCTGCGCGGGCTGGGCGCCGACGTGGAGGACGGCGGTCGTGGCACCCTCCCCTACACCGTGGACGGTCGGGGCGGCCTGCGCGGCGGCACCGTGGAGATCGACGCCTCGGCGAGCTCGCAGTTCGTCTCGGCCCTGCTGCTCGCGGGCGCCCGCTTCGAGCAGGGGCTCCTGCTGCGCCACACCGGCGCCTCGCTGCCCAGCCTCCCCCACGTGGAGATGACCCTCCAGGTGCTCGAGCAGGTCGGGGTGCGGGTCCACCGGCCCGACCAGCACTCCTGGCGCGTCGAGCCCGGGCCGGTCGCGGCCTTCGACGTCGTCGTCGAGCCCGATCTGTCCTCGGCGGCACCCTTCCTCGCGCTGGCGGCGGTGACCGGTGGCACGGTGACCGTCAGGGACTGGCCGACCACGACGACGCAGCCCGGCGACGGCCTGCGCCGGATCCTCCAAGGGATGGGCGCCACCACCTCCTTGTCGCCGGAGGGCCTGCTCGTGCAGGGGGCCGGCGACGGCCGGCTCACGGGCGTCGACCTCGACCTCTCCGCCGTCGGGGAGCTGACCCCCGTCGTGGCGGCCCTGGCCACCCTCGCCGACGGGCCGAGCCGGCTCCGCGGCATCGCCCACCTGCGAGGTCACGAGACCGACCGGCTGGCGGCGCTCGTCACCGAGATCGGCCGCTTGGGGGGCCGGGCCCGGGAGACCGACGACGGCCTGGTCGTGGAGCCGACCGGGCTCTCGGGAGCCCTGCTGCGCACCTACCACGACCACCGGATGGCGATGTTCGCCGCCGTGGTGGGGGCCGTGGTCCCCGGGGTCGAGATCGAGGACGTGACCACGGCCGACAAGACCTTCCCCGACTTCCACCTGGCCTGGGCCGGGGCCGTCGCCACCGGCCGGGACGCGGGGGACGACCGCCCGTGA
- the rsgA gene encoding ribosome small subunit-dependent GTPase A: MSRYDHLDESVVRTRPSRRGSRPRTKERPAHEDAVVGMVVGVDRGRYTTRVGERTVVAMRARELGRTRIVVGDRVAMVGDTSGQPDTLARIVRIEERETVLRRSADDSDTVERIIVANADQLVVVTALANPEPRPRMVDRCLVAAYDAGLDPLLVLTKADLADPGPFLEHYRSLDVPHVITRAAGPASDGRESLDPASVEEVRAHLVDRVSVLVGHSGVGKSTLVNALVPEAGRATGSVNEVTGRGRHTSTSAVALPLPEGGWVVDTPGVRSFGLGHVDPATFVEHFDDLAPGTAGCPRGCSHDEPDCALDEWVAQGHAGPSGPGRLESLRRLLRSRSGDERG, from the coding sequence GTGAGCCGCTACGACCACCTGGACGAGTCGGTCGTCCGCACGCGCCCCTCGCGGCGCGGAAGCCGTCCCCGCACCAAGGAGCGGCCCGCCCACGAGGACGCCGTCGTCGGCATGGTCGTCGGGGTGGACCGCGGCCGTTACACGACCCGGGTCGGCGAGCGCACCGTCGTGGCCATGCGGGCGCGCGAGCTGGGCAGGACCCGCATCGTGGTCGGCGACCGCGTCGCCATGGTCGGCGACACCTCGGGGCAGCCCGACACGCTGGCCCGCATCGTCCGCATCGAGGAGCGGGAGACGGTGCTGCGGCGGAGCGCGGACGACTCCGACACCGTCGAGCGCATCATCGTCGCCAACGCCGACCAGCTCGTCGTCGTCACCGCGCTGGCCAACCCCGAGCCCCGGCCCCGGATGGTGGACCGGTGCCTCGTCGCCGCCTACGACGCGGGCCTCGACCCCCTGCTGGTCCTGACGAAGGCCGACCTGGCCGATCCCGGCCCGTTCCTGGAGCACTACCGCTCGCTCGACGTCCCCCACGTCATCACCCGGGCCGCCGGCCCTGCGTCCGACGGGCGCGAGAGCCTGGACCCCGCGTCCGTCGAGGAGGTCCGCGCCCACCTGGTGGACCGCGTCAGCGTGCTGGTCGGGCACTCCGGGGTGGGCAAGTCCACCCTCGTCAACGCGCTCGTGCCGGAGGCCGGGCGTGCGACGGGATCGGTGAACGAGGTCACCGGGCGGGGACGCCATACCTCGACCTCGGCCGTGGCCCTGCCCCTGCCGGAGGGTGGCTGGGTCGTGGACACCCCCGGCGTGCGGTCCTTCGGTCTCGGGCACGTCGACCCCGCGACCTTCGTCGAGCACTTCGACGACCTCGCGCCCGGCACGGCCGGCTGCCCGCGCGGGTGCAGCCACGACGAGCCCGACTGCGCCCTGGACGAGTGGGTCGCGCAGGGCCATGCCGGGCCGTCGGGACCGGGGCGGCTGGAGTCCCTGCGTCGCCTGCTGCGCAGCCGTTCCGGCGACGAGCGCGGCTGA
- a CDS encoding inositol monophosphatase family protein: protein MATFDDDLRLAHVLADAVERTALDLFGSLDLKVSVTDDGALTTQATERLEELLRHQLQRTRPRDRVEGRVLEPTGQGDRRWVLDALDGTANYVRGVPVWATLISLVVEDQPVLGLVAAPSLARRWWAGTGSGAWTGRQLSRARQVAVSDTSVLEHASVSVDEVASWLFGPHGQGFAQLSDRVWRTRAYGDFWSHALTAEGATDVALAASMDRYQLSTLNALVREAGGRMTDPWGAEVVGPGTGTTSTPVVVTNGVLHDAVLGALAPSTGAQG, encoded by the coding sequence GTGGCCACCTTCGACGACGACCTCCGCCTCGCGCACGTCCTCGCCGACGCCGTCGAGCGCACGGCGCTGGACCTCTTCGGCTCGCTCGACCTCAAGGTCTCCGTCACCGACGACGGGGCCCTGACGACGCAGGCCACCGAGCGGCTCGAGGAGCTGCTGCGCCACCAGCTGCAGCGCACGCGCCCCCGCGACCGGGTCGAGGGCCGGGTGCTCGAGCCCACCGGCCAGGGCGACCGGCGCTGGGTCCTGGACGCCCTCGACGGCACGGCCAACTACGTGCGCGGCGTCCCGGTCTGGGCCACCCTCATCTCCCTGGTCGTCGAGGACCAGCCGGTGCTCGGCCTGGTCGCGGCGCCGTCGCTGGCCCGGCGCTGGTGGGCGGGCACGGGATCGGGCGCCTGGACCGGTCGTCAGCTCAGCCGGGCGCGGCAGGTCGCGGTCTCCGACACCTCGGTCCTCGAGCACGCCTCGGTCTCGGTCGACGAGGTCGCCTCCTGGCTGTTCGGCCCCCACGGGCAGGGCTTCGCCCAGCTCTCCGACCGGGTATGGCGCACGCGGGCCTACGGCGACTTCTGGAGCCACGCCCTCACGGCCGAGGGGGCCACCGACGTCGCACTGGCGGCGAGCATGGACCGCTACCAGCTCTCCACGCTCAACGCGCTCGTGCGCGAGGCGGGCGGGCGGATGACCGACCCGTGGGGCGCCGAGGTGGTCGGACCCGGCACGGGCACCACCTCGACCCCGGTGGTCGTCACCAACGGCGTGCTCCACGACGCCGTGCTGGGCGCGCTGGCGCCGTCGACGGGCGCTCAGGGCTGA
- a CDS encoding M16 family metallopeptidase, with protein MSRVLERPVVRPPRAWTFPVPAESQLPNGLRLLLVDLPGQHVLSLRLSLPLPVSSEARGTEGSTLLMARALDEGTSARTSEEIAELAERHGIAWGAGAGERGVHLGLEVTSRHLATAAELMAECLAEASFPQAEVARLVRHRLVDIAHDEADPGSRAALEFARTYYDDRDRPHLPVGGTRGTVAPVTRELLLERHRLLGPAGGAVVLAGDLSTVPDPEGLLAATLGAWAGSGRAGERPGQARRAPDAGRVVLVPRPGLAQTEVYLGRPGPDRRTAHGWGTFQALGMLLGGSPHARIDRVLREERGYTYGMRAGFRPRASGGLTVVGGSVRADATLDALRELLLILDTPGSELTGREVREAADFLARTAPGRYGTADAVAEEVVALVSDGLEPDQVTRTIDQLRELTVEQVAAAWDEVRSGPAWTLVLVGDPEHAEGVADLGMGPVVVVD; from the coding sequence ATGAGCCGCGTCCTGGAGCGCCCGGTCGTCCGACCGCCCCGCGCCTGGACCTTCCCGGTGCCCGCGGAGTCGCAGCTGCCCAACGGCCTGCGCCTCCTGCTCGTCGACCTGCCCGGCCAGCACGTGCTCTCGCTCCGCCTGAGCCTGCCCCTCCCCGTCTCCTCGGAGGCGCGGGGGACCGAGGGCTCGACCCTGCTCATGGCGCGCGCCCTGGACGAGGGGACGTCCGCCCGCACCAGCGAGGAGATCGCCGAGCTGGCCGAGCGGCACGGCATCGCCTGGGGCGCCGGCGCGGGCGAGCGGGGGGTCCACCTCGGCCTGGAGGTCACCTCCCGCCACCTGGCCACGGCGGCGGAGCTGATGGCCGAGTGCCTCGCCGAGGCGAGCTTCCCGCAGGCCGAGGTGGCCCGCCTGGTGCGGCACCGGCTGGTGGACATCGCCCACGACGAGGCCGACCCGGGCTCGCGCGCCGCCCTCGAGTTCGCGCGCACCTACTACGACGACCGTGACCGGCCGCACCTGCCCGTCGGCGGCACCAGGGGCACGGTCGCCCCCGTGACCCGCGAGCTGCTGCTCGAGCGTCACCGGCTCCTCGGCCCGGCCGGCGGTGCCGTGGTGCTGGCGGGCGACCTCTCCACGGTCCCCGACCCCGAGGGCCTCCTGGCCGCCACGCTCGGGGCCTGGGCGGGGTCCGGTCGAGCGGGCGAGCGCCCCGGACAGGCCCGACGGGCTCCGGACGCCGGCCGCGTCGTGCTCGTCCCGCGTCCGGGTCTGGCCCAGACGGAGGTCTACCTCGGCCGGCCCGGCCCCGACCGGCGCACGGCGCACGGGTGGGGCACCTTCCAGGCTCTCGGCATGCTGCTGGGCGGATCGCCCCACGCGCGCATCGACCGCGTCCTGCGCGAGGAGCGCGGCTACACCTACGGCATGCGCGCGGGCTTCCGGCCGCGTGCCTCGGGCGGTCTCACCGTGGTCGGGGGGTCGGTGCGCGCCGACGCCACGCTCGACGCGCTGCGCGAGCTGCTCCTGATCCTGGACACCCCGGGCTCGGAGCTGACCGGGCGCGAGGTGCGCGAGGCGGCCGACTTCCTGGCCCGCACGGCGCCCGGTCGCTACGGCACCGCCGACGCCGTGGCGGAGGAGGTCGTCGCCCTCGTCAGCGACGGCCTCGAGCCGGACCAGGTGACGCGGACCATCGACCAGCTGCGCGAGCTCACCGTCGAGCAGGTCGCCGCGGCCTGGGACGAGGTGCGCTCCGGCCCGGCGTGGACCCTCGTCCTGGTGGGCGACCCGGAGCACGCCGAGGGCGTCGCCGACCTGGGCATGGGGCCGGTCGTCGTCGTGGACTGA